Proteins co-encoded in one Stutzerimonas stutzeri genomic window:
- a CDS encoding response regulator: protein MGDSFIDQNYFRRILNRNVAVPIGFGFLSAFFFSVIVYFLLNVSDWVERSVLGVSYAHEMLKEIGELEASMRGYLISGDEVFLQPYRTNLPAFSEQLGKIKRYSSDDPVQRARVARVEQLHVQWVDFAEQAIARRANNEPVVDYVRSRRGMELKEEQRQLLNDFIAYERQVRSERTDTAEIISTALIGGFLLFSLIFSGLLGYFGRRDLLSLSESYAETLARQQAHAQALEKQAWYRTGQTQLSESMIGEQALPTLGQNVLGFLSRYLDVAVGALYVTQDGKLQRVAEFGWDKETLNSGRTLELGEGLVGQVALERRMLLLDRVPPGYLKVRSALGSADAQSVLIAPLEDSGMLNAVLELGFLRPLHDEDSELLRRVGESIGSAVEAARYRQRLQRALAETQQLNEELQVQQEELRAANEELEEQSNALRESQAHMEEQQAELEQTNEQLATQALELARQRDDLDQKNTRLHEVQLLLEERAEELQRASRYKSEFLANMSHELRTPLNSSLILAKLLADNPEGNLNDNQVQFARSIYSAGNDLLHLINDILDISKVEAGKLDVHPEPVLLARMVDGLKSLFLAQALDKSLQFDVELGDGLPASLYSDRQRLEQILKNLLSNAFKFTEQGSIILRVSRHDDRQLAFAVQDSGIGIPEEQQAVIFEAFRQADGTTNRRYGGTGLGLSISRELAQLLGGTIDVSSEPGAGSVFTLIVPEHYSEPDAALQPEAAPMPAEPEPMVLQEPRAPAAPPPAKPRSDQPAVPALADDRSVVSAGERSVLVIEDDPQFACILRDLARELKYSCLIAQNADAGFDTAVQYRPDAILLDMRLPDHSGLTVLERLKENPVTRHIPVHIVSVEDRKEAALQMGAIGYALKPASRDDLKQVFDRLEAKLAQKVKRILLVEDDARQRESVSRLIEDIDVEITAVEFGEQALELLHSTVFDCMIIDLKLPDMDGHQLLERMAREEICSFPPVIVYTGRNLTRDEEAALMKYSRSIIIKGARSPERLLDEVTLFLHKVESDMPLERQKMLKSVRSREKAFEGRKILVVDDDVRNVFALTSALEQKGALIEIARNGHEAIAQLRDIDDIDLVLMDIMMPEMDGFTAMQEIRKDKRFAKLPIIAVTAKAMKDDQDRCLLAGANDYLAKPIDLDRLFSLIRVWLPKVELL, encoded by the coding sequence ATGGGCGACTCTTTCATCGATCAGAATTACTTCAGGCGCATCCTGAACCGCAACGTGGCGGTTCCTATCGGTTTCGGTTTTCTCAGCGCGTTTTTCTTCAGCGTCATCGTCTACTTCCTGCTGAATGTCAGCGACTGGGTGGAGCGCTCCGTGCTGGGCGTTTCCTACGCGCATGAGATGCTGAAAGAGATAGGCGAACTGGAAGCCTCGATGCGCGGCTATCTCATCTCGGGCGATGAGGTGTTCCTGCAGCCCTATCGAACCAACCTGCCGGCGTTCTCCGAGCAACTGGGCAAGATCAAACGCTACTCCAGCGACGATCCGGTACAGCGTGCGCGCGTCGCGCGCGTCGAGCAGTTGCACGTCCAGTGGGTGGATTTCGCCGAGCAGGCGATCGCCCGCCGTGCGAACAACGAGCCGGTGGTCGACTACGTGCGCAGCCGCCGCGGGATGGAGCTCAAGGAGGAGCAGCGCCAGTTGCTCAATGACTTCATCGCCTACGAGCGGCAGGTCCGCAGCGAGCGCACCGATACCGCTGAAATCATCTCGACGGCGCTGATCGGCGGCTTCCTGCTGTTCAGCCTGATTTTCAGCGGGTTGCTGGGTTATTTCGGGCGCCGCGATCTGCTGAGCCTGTCCGAGAGTTACGCCGAAACCCTCGCCAGGCAGCAGGCTCATGCCCAGGCGCTGGAAAAGCAGGCCTGGTATCGCACCGGCCAGACGCAGCTCAGCGAGTCGATGATTGGCGAGCAGGCGTTGCCGACCCTGGGGCAAAACGTGCTCGGTTTTCTCTCCCGCTACCTCGACGTGGCAGTGGGGGCGCTCTATGTCACCCAGGACGGGAAGTTGCAGCGCGTTGCCGAGTTCGGCTGGGACAAGGAGACGCTCAACAGCGGCCGAACCCTCGAACTGGGTGAAGGGCTGGTGGGGCAGGTGGCGTTGGAGCGTCGCATGTTGCTGCTCGACCGTGTTCCGCCCGGCTACCTGAAGGTGCGGTCCGCGCTGGGCAGCGCCGATGCCCAGTCGGTGCTCATCGCGCCGCTGGAGGACAGCGGCATGCTCAATGCCGTGCTGGAACTCGGCTTTCTGCGGCCGCTGCACGATGAGGACAGCGAGCTGCTGCGGCGCGTCGGCGAAAGCATCGGCTCGGCTGTCGAGGCCGCACGCTATCGCCAGCGTCTGCAGCGAGCACTGGCCGAAACCCAGCAGCTCAACGAAGAGCTGCAGGTGCAACAAGAGGAGCTGCGTGCCGCCAACGAGGAGTTGGAAGAGCAATCCAACGCCCTGCGTGAATCCCAGGCGCACATGGAAGAACAACAGGCCGAGCTGGAGCAGACCAACGAGCAGCTCGCGACCCAGGCCCTCGAACTCGCACGCCAGCGCGATGATCTGGACCAGAAGAATACGCGCCTGCACGAGGTGCAATTGCTGCTCGAGGAGCGTGCCGAGGAACTGCAGCGTGCCAGCCGTTACAAGTCCGAATTCCTCGCCAACATGTCGCACGAATTGCGCACGCCGCTGAACAGTTCGCTGATCCTTGCCAAGCTGCTGGCGGACAACCCGGAGGGCAACCTGAACGACAACCAGGTGCAGTTCGCCCGCTCCATCTATTCGGCCGGCAACGATCTGCTCCACCTGATCAACGATATTCTCGACATTTCCAAGGTTGAGGCCGGCAAGCTCGATGTGCACCCCGAGCCGGTATTGCTGGCGCGGATGGTCGATGGCCTCAAAAGCCTGTTCCTCGCCCAGGCGCTGGACAAGTCGTTGCAGTTCGACGTCGAGCTGGGCGATGGGTTGCCGGCGAGCCTCTACAGCGATCGTCAGCGGCTCGAACAGATCCTCAAGAACCTGCTGTCCAACGCCTTCAAGTTCACGGAGCAGGGTTCGATCATCCTGCGCGTGAGCCGCCACGATGACCGCCAGCTGGCCTTCGCTGTCCAGGATTCGGGCATCGGCATCCCCGAGGAGCAGCAAGCCGTGATTTTCGAGGCGTTCCGTCAGGCCGACGGCACCACCAACCGGCGTTACGGTGGCACCGGTCTCGGCCTGTCGATTTCCCGTGAGCTGGCCCAGCTGCTGGGCGGCACCATCGACGTCAGCAGCGAACCGGGCGCCGGAAGCGTATTCACCCTGATCGTTCCGGAGCATTACAGCGAGCCGGACGCGGCACTGCAGCCGGAGGCCGCGCCAATGCCGGCCGAGCCCGAGCCGATGGTGCTGCAGGAGCCCCGCGCACCCGCTGCGCCTCCGCCAGCCAAACCGCGTTCCGATCAGCCTGCAGTCCCGGCGCTGGCCGACGATCGCAGCGTCGTTTCCGCTGGTGAGCGCTCGGTCCTGGTCATCGAGGACGACCCCCAGTTCGCCTGCATCCTGCGCGACCTGGCGCGGGAGCTGAAGTACAGCTGCCTGATCGCACAAAACGCCGATGCCGGCTTCGACACCGCGGTCCAGTACCGACCCGATGCGATCCTGCTGGACATGCGCCTGCCGGACCACTCCGGCCTTACCGTGCTCGAGCGGCTCAAGGAAAACCCGGTCACCCGGCATATACCGGTACACATCGTCTCGGTGGAAGACCGCAAGGAGGCCGCCCTGCAGATGGGCGCGATAGGCTATGCGCTCAAGCCGGCCAGCCGGGATGATCTCAAGCAGGTGTTCGATCGGCTGGAAGCCAAGCTGGCGCAGAAGGTCAAACGCATCCTGTTGGTGGAAGACGACGCCCGCCAGCGCGAAAGCGTGTCGCGGCTGATCGAAGACATCGATGTCGAGATCACGGCCGTTGAGTTTGGCGAGCAGGCGCTGGAGCTGCTGCACTCGACCGTTTTCGATTGCATGATCATCGACCTCAAACTGCCCGACATGGACGGCCACCAGTTGCTCGAACGCATGGCCCGGGAAGAGATCTGCTCGTTCCCGCCGGTCATCGTGTACACCGGACGCAACCTGACCCGCGATGAAGAAGCGGCGCTGATGAAGTATTCGCGTTCGATCATCATCAAGGGCGCGCGATCGCCGGAGCGCTTGCTCGACGAGGTCACGCTGTTCTTGCACAAGGTCGAATCGGACATGCCGCTGGAGCGGCAGAAGATGCTCAAGAGCGTGCGCAGCCGCGAAAAGGCGTTCGAGGGTCGCAAGATCCTGGTGGTCGACGACGATGTGCGCAATGTCTTCGCCCTGACCAGCGCGCTGGAGCAGAAGGGCGCGCTGATCGAGATCGCCCGCAACGGCCACGAGGCGATTGCCCAGCTGCGCGACATCGATGACATCGACCTGGTGCTGATGGACATCATGATGCCGGAGATGGACGGCTTCACGGCTATGCAAGAGATCCGCAAGGACAAGCGCTTCGCCAAGCTGCCGATCATTGCCGTCACCGCCAAGGCCATGAAAGACGACCAGGATCGTTGCCTGCTCGCCGGGGCCAACGACTACCTGGCCAAGCCCATCGACCTGGACCGTCTGTTTTCGCTGATTCGCGTGTGGCTACCGAAAGTGGAGCTGCTGTGA
- a CDS encoding MBL fold metallo-hydrolase → MRVHHLNCGCMCPVGGRLFDGFSPGLTASLVCHCLLIETERHGLVLVDTGFGHCDVLEPRKRLSAFFIALNNIKFERRLTALEQVRQLGFAPEDVRHILLTHLDFDHAGGLEDFPSAQVHVLQREMDAARATHSFIGHQRYRHSQWDGVRNWQFYEPGGDPWFGFQAVRELRGLPPEILLIPLTGHTHGHAGVALQSGEGWLLHAGDAYFYRDEVGQNERHCTPGLRLYQRMMEVDRPARLANQHRLWTLSLEHKGEVTLFCSHDAKEFERMRAGTR, encoded by the coding sequence ATGCGAGTTCATCACCTCAACTGCGGTTGCATGTGTCCGGTGGGCGGGCGCTTGTTCGATGGGTTCAGCCCCGGGCTGACCGCCAGTCTGGTGTGCCATTGCCTGCTGATCGAGACCGAGCGACACGGGCTGGTGCTGGTCGATACCGGCTTCGGCCACTGCGATGTGCTGGAGCCGCGCAAGCGCCTGAGTGCCTTCTTCATCGCGCTCAACAACATCAAGTTCGAACGCCGCCTGACGGCGCTGGAGCAGGTTCGCCAGCTCGGTTTCGCCCCGGAAGATGTCCGTCATATCCTCCTGACGCATCTGGATTTCGACCACGCGGGCGGGCTGGAGGATTTCCCCTCGGCGCAGGTTCACGTGCTGCAGCGGGAAATGGATGCGGCGCGCGCCACCCACAGCTTCATCGGTCATCAGCGCTACCGTCACTCGCAATGGGACGGGGTACGCAACTGGCAGTTCTACGAGCCGGGTGGCGATCCCTGGTTCGGCTTCCAGGCGGTCAGGGAATTGCGCGGGCTGCCTCCGGAAATTCTGCTGATTCCACTGACCGGCCATACGCACGGGCATGCCGGTGTCGCGCTGCAGAGCGGCGAAGGTTGGCTGCTGCACGCTGGCGATGCCTATTTCTATCGCGACGAAGTCGGCCAGAACGAGCGCCACTGCACGCCGGGGCTGCGTCTGTATCAGCGCATGATGGAAGTGGACCGCCCGGCGCGCCTGGCTAACCAGCATCGGCTCTGGACGCTGTCCCTGGAACACAAGGGCGAGGTCACGCTGTTCTGCAGCCATGACGCCAAGGAGTTCGAGCGCATGCGGGCGGGGACGCGCTGA
- a CDS encoding HAD family hydrolase — MALAIFDLDETLIDGDCACLWAHEMAKIGWVDGESFLRKDAELMAEYAFGRLAMEDYMTFSLAPLVGRTAEEVDHIVGPFVEDVIEPLIYSDAMRHIAEHRKAGDRILVISASAEFLVGAVAERLGINEVLAIQLEEQHGFYSGNTRGVLTYREGKVTRLREWAEAAGESLDDAHFYSDSINDLPLLEQVAHPHVVNPDPLLREQAEARGWPVLAWR; from the coding sequence ATGGCCCTGGCAATTTTCGACCTGGACGAAACCCTGATCGACGGCGACTGCGCCTGTCTCTGGGCCCATGAAATGGCCAAGATCGGCTGGGTGGATGGGGAATCCTTCCTGCGCAAGGATGCCGAGCTGATGGCCGAGTACGCCTTCGGCCGGCTGGCGATGGAGGACTACATGACGTTCAGCCTGGCGCCGCTGGTCGGCCGCACGGCCGAAGAGGTCGACCACATCGTTGGCCCCTTCGTCGAAGACGTGATCGAGCCGCTGATCTACAGCGACGCCATGCGCCATATCGCCGAACATCGCAAAGCCGGCGACCGCATTCTGGTGATTTCCGCGTCGGCGGAGTTTCTCGTCGGCGCGGTTGCCGAGCGGCTCGGAATCAACGAGGTTCTGGCCATACAGCTGGAAGAGCAGCACGGCTTCTACAGCGGCAACACCCGTGGCGTGCTGACCTACCGTGAGGGCAAGGTGACGCGGTTACGCGAGTGGGCCGAAGCGGCAGGCGAGTCGCTGGACGACGCGCACTTTTACTCCGACTCGATCAACGACCTGCCGCTGCTCGAACAGGTGGCGCATCCGCACGTGGTCAACCCCGATCCGCTGTTGCGCGAGCAGGCCGAGGCCCGCGGCTGGCCGGTGCTGGCCTGGCGCTGA
- a CDS encoding CheR family methyltransferase, which translates to MPDRNQAIELKLLIEAIYLRYSYDFRDYSGASLKRRILLALKQLRCDSISELQHKVLYEPPVFMELLQFLTIPVSEMFRDPSYFLALREQVVPVLRTYPSLKVWIAGCSTGEEVYSMAILLKEEGLLDRTMLYATDINPRSLEQARRGIFDIGDMRQYTENYQRAGGKQSLSSYYTAAYDSAIMDKALKDKITFADHSLATDSVFAETQLISCRNVLIYFNKPLQDRAFGLFHDSLCHRGFLGLGSKETVELSGYAGRYEAFDKQERIFRKL; encoded by the coding sequence ATGCCGGACCGCAACCAGGCCATCGAACTGAAGCTGCTGATCGAAGCGATCTATCTGCGCTACAGCTACGATTTTCGCGACTATTCCGGCGCCTCGCTCAAGCGCCGGATATTGCTGGCGCTCAAGCAACTGCGCTGCGACAGCATCTCCGAGCTGCAACACAAGGTGCTCTATGAGCCGCCGGTGTTCATGGAGCTGTTGCAGTTTCTCACCATTCCGGTGAGCGAGATGTTTCGCGATCCGAGCTATTTTCTGGCCCTGCGCGAACAGGTGGTCCCGGTGCTGCGTACCTACCCCTCGCTGAAGGTCTGGATCGCCGGCTGCAGTACCGGCGAAGAGGTCTACTCGATGGCCATCCTGCTCAAGGAGGAGGGCTTGCTCGACCGCACCATGCTCTATGCGACGGACATCAATCCGCGTTCGCTGGAGCAGGCGCGCCGAGGTATCTTCGATATCGGCGACATGCGCCAGTACACCGAGAACTACCAGCGTGCCGGTGGCAAACAGAGCCTGAGCAGTTACTACACGGCCGCCTATGACTCGGCGATCATGGATAAGGCATTGAAGGACAAGATCACCTTTGCCGACCATAGCCTCGCGACCGACAGCGTGTTCGCCGAAACCCAGCTGATTTCCTGCCGCAACGTGCTGATCTATTTCAACAAGCCCCTGCAGGATCGGGCCTTTGGGCTATTCCACGACTCCCTCTGTCATCGTGGTTTTCTTGGGCTGGGCAGCAAGGAAACTGTGGAACTCTCCGGCTACGCTGGACGCTACGAGGCGTTCGACAAGCAGGAAAGGATCTTTCGCAAGCTATGA
- a CDS encoding slipin family protein yields the protein MGFEMSFIAVLVLLIALLASAFRILREYERGVVFQLGRFWKVKGPGLILVIPGLQQMVRVDLRTLVLDVPTQDVISRDNVSVKVNAVVYYRVLDAEKAIIQVEDYHSATSQLAQTTLRAVLGKHDLDDMLAEREQLNNDIQQVLDAQTDAWGIKVANVEIKHVDLDESMIRAIARQAEAERERRAKVIHAEGELQASEKLMQAAEMLGRQPGAMQLRYMQTLSNIAGDKNSTIVFPLPMELLQGLDKLTRKPE from the coding sequence ATGGGTTTCGAAATGAGCTTCATCGCCGTGCTGGTGCTGCTGATCGCGCTACTGGCATCGGCGTTCCGCATCCTGCGTGAATACGAGCGCGGCGTGGTATTCCAGCTGGGCCGCTTCTGGAAGGTCAAAGGGCCGGGGCTGATCCTGGTGATTCCTGGGCTGCAACAGATGGTGCGCGTCGACCTGCGCACCCTGGTGCTCGACGTGCCGACCCAGGACGTGATTTCGCGCGATAACGTCTCGGTCAAGGTCAACGCGGTGGTGTATTACCGCGTGCTGGATGCCGAGAAGGCGATCATCCAGGTCGAGGACTATCACTCGGCGACCAGCCAGTTGGCGCAGACCACCTTGCGCGCCGTGCTCGGCAAGCACGACCTGGACGACATGCTGGCCGAACGCGAGCAGCTGAATAACGACATCCAGCAGGTGCTCGATGCCCAGACCGATGCCTGGGGCATCAAGGTGGCCAACGTCGAGATCAAGCACGTGGACCTGGATGAATCTATGATCCGCGCCATCGCCCGCCAGGCTGAGGCGGAACGCGAGCGGCGCGCCAAGGTCATTCATGCAGAGGGCGAGCTGCAAGCCTCGGAAAAACTGATGCAGGCGGCCGAAATGCTCGGTCGCCAGCCCGGCGCCATGCAACTGCGTTATATGCAGACGCTGAGCAACATCGCCGGCGACAAGAATTCCACCATCGTCTTCCCGCTGCCCATGGAACTGTTGCAGGGGCTGGACAAACTCACCAGGAAACCCGAGTAG
- a CDS encoding chemotaxis protein CheB, whose product MKFPVTGFSAHSRRPIDAVVIGASAGGLAALSLLVDGLPATLRQALLVVQHVPAGKPTQLAEIFQRRTALRVKEADDKETVRAGTLYFAAPGYHLLVEADLSLSLSQDEAIHFSRPSIDVLFESAADAWGARLAGVLLTGANEDGAAGLEAVKRAGGISIVQDPEEAEAPTMPLAALQRFAPDYILPLRDIHRLLRELE is encoded by the coding sequence ATGAAATTCCCGGTCACCGGCTTTTCCGCCCATTCTCGCCGTCCGATAGACGCGGTGGTGATCGGCGCCTCGGCGGGCGGTCTGGCGGCGTTGAGTCTGCTGGTCGACGGGCTGCCGGCCACCTTGCGCCAGGCGCTGCTGGTGGTTCAGCACGTACCCGCCGGCAAGCCGACCCAGCTGGCCGAGATCTTTCAGCGCCGCACGGCGCTGCGGGTCAAGGAGGCCGATGACAAGGAGACGGTGCGCGCCGGCACGCTGTACTTCGCCGCGCCCGGCTACCACCTGCTGGTGGAGGCGGACCTGAGCCTGTCGCTCAGCCAGGACGAGGCGATTCATTTCTCGCGCCCCTCGATCGATGTGCTGTTCGAGTCGGCAGCCGATGCCTGGGGCGCGCGTCTCGCCGGGGTTCTGCTGACCGGCGCCAACGAGGACGGTGCGGCCGGTCTTGAGGCGGTCAAACGAGCCGGTGGCATCAGCATCGTCCAGGATCCGGAAGAGGCCGAAGCGCCGACCATGCCGCTTGCTGCACTCCAGCGCTTTGCGCCGGATTATATTTTGCCCTTGCGCGATATCCATCGACTGTTGCGCGAACTGGAGTGA
- a CDS encoding YqaE/Pmp3 family membrane protein — MDLIRIIIAILLPPLGVFLQVGFGGAFWLNILLTLLGYIPGIIHAVWVIARR; from the coding sequence ATGGACCTGATTCGAATCATCATCGCGATACTGTTGCCCCCGCTGGGGGTGTTTCTGCAAGTCGGCTTTGGTGGCGCCTTCTGGCTGAACATTCTGCTTACGCTGCTGGGCTATATCCCGGGCATCATCCATGCGGTGTGGGTCATCGCGCGGCGTTGA
- a CDS encoding hybrid sensor histidine kinase/response regulator, giving the protein MPDQTDEANLLIVDDLPENLLALDALLKAPGLRVHRAESAEQALELLLRHEFALAILDVQMPGMDGFQLAELMRSTERTKHIPIVFVSAAGRELNYAFKGYESGAVDFMQKPLDIHAVRSKVSVFVDLYRNRKRLARQLEALERSRREQEVLLDELRSTKAELEAAVRMRDDFMSIVSHELKTPLNTLILEVQLRKLQLGRNNLAAFSEDRLRQMVDKDERQIQSLIRLIDDMLDVSRIRTGKLSIRPSRADLGKLAASVVENFAPQMEASGCALLFQRPEPIIGVWDEFRIEQVLANLLTNAMRYGAGKPVQVSVRATTEGACIEVRDQGIGISQKSLDRIFCQFERAEGSECSAGLGLGLFIAEQIVKAHNGRIQVESQEGKGALFRVLLPLNAEA; this is encoded by the coding sequence ATGCCTGACCAAACGGACGAAGCGAACCTGCTGATCGTCGATGATTTGCCGGAGAACCTGCTGGCGCTGGACGCCCTGCTCAAGGCGCCGGGGCTGCGCGTACATCGTGCCGAATCGGCAGAGCAGGCGCTCGAACTGCTGCTGCGCCACGAGTTCGCGTTGGCCATTCTCGATGTGCAGATGCCCGGCATGGATGGCTTTCAGCTGGCCGAGCTGATGCGCAGCACCGAGCGCACCAAGCATATCCCCATCGTCTTCGTCAGCGCCGCTGGCCGAGAGCTCAACTACGCTTTCAAGGGCTATGAGAGCGGCGCCGTCGACTTCATGCAAAAGCCGCTGGACATCCATGCGGTGCGCAGCAAGGTCAGCGTGTTCGTCGATCTGTACCGCAATCGCAAGCGTCTGGCGCGTCAGCTCGAGGCGCTCGAGCGCAGCCGGCGCGAGCAGGAAGTGCTGCTCGATGAATTGCGCAGTACCAAGGCCGAGCTGGAAGCGGCGGTGCGCATGCGCGACGACTTCATGTCGATCGTCTCGCATGAACTGAAAACGCCCCTCAATACGCTGATACTCGAGGTACAGCTGCGCAAGCTGCAGCTGGGGCGCAACAACCTCGCGGCGTTCAGCGAGGACAGGTTGCGGCAGATGGTCGACAAGGATGAACGGCAGATTCAGAGCCTGATCCGCCTGATCGACGACATGCTCGACGTCTCGAGGATCCGCACCGGCAAACTGTCCATTCGCCCGAGTCGCGCCGATCTCGGCAAACTGGCGGCCAGTGTGGTGGAGAACTTCGCGCCACAGATGGAAGCCAGTGGTTGCGCGCTGCTGTTCCAGCGGCCGGAGCCGATCATCGGCGTGTGGGACGAGTTTCGCATCGAACAGGTGCTGGCGAACCTGCTGACCAACGCCATGCGCTACGGCGCCGGCAAGCCGGTGCAGGTCAGCGTTCGCGCCACGACCGAAGGCGCCTGCATTGAGGTGCGCGACCAGGGCATCGGCATCAGCCAGAAGAGCCTGGATCGAATCTTCTGCCAGTTCGAGCGCGCCGAGGGTAGCGAGTGCAGCGCCGGGCTGGGGCTCGGGCTGTTCATCGCCGAGCAGATCGTCAAGGCGCACAACGGCCGCATTCAGGTCGAGAGCCAGGAGGGTAAAGGCGCGCTGTTCCGGGTGCTGCTGCCGCTGAACGCCGAAGCCTGA
- a CDS encoding NfeD family protein has translation MCSRPHHQRTWPSALLLMAWLALASAAQAAAPVTVLRLDGVIGPASADYVVAGIQRAAQLDAQLLVLQLDTPGGLDTSMRAIIKAILASPVPIATHVTPSGARAASAGTYMLYASHVAAMSPGTNLGAATPVQIGGAPGAPPEQPSDGEPPENEADGDAMSRKQVNDAAAYIRGLAQLRGRNAEWAERAVREAVSLSASEALQTEVIDYLATDLQDLLKQLDGKTLRTSAGERTLKTANASLDRYDPDWRVRLLAVITNPSVALILMMIGVYGLIFEFSNPGTGAGGVVGGICLLLALYSLQLLPVSYAGVALILLGLGFMIAEAFIPSFGVLGLGGIAAFVTGAVILFDTDVPGYGIPLALIGTLAVVSALLLFAIVSMALKARRQRLVSGDAELVGRLAPVTRIQANDPACGWVQLQGEHWQVVSPTPLHLGQRVRVVARRGLQLDVTAADAPPTEKR, from the coding sequence ATGTGCAGCCGCCCTCACCATCAGCGGACCTGGCCGTCGGCACTGCTGTTGATGGCCTGGCTGGCCCTGGCCAGTGCAGCCCAGGCGGCAGCGCCCGTCACGGTCCTGCGGCTCGACGGCGTCATCGGGCCGGCCAGTGCCGACTATGTCGTCGCCGGCATCCAGCGTGCCGCGCAGCTCGATGCGCAGCTGCTGGTGCTGCAGCTCGATACGCCCGGCGGCCTCGACACCTCGATGCGAGCGATCATCAAGGCGATTCTCGCCAGTCCGGTGCCGATCGCGACCCATGTCACGCCGAGCGGAGCACGCGCTGCCAGCGCCGGGACCTACATGCTCTATGCCAGCCATGTCGCCGCGATGAGCCCGGGCACCAACCTGGGCGCTGCCACGCCCGTGCAGATCGGCGGAGCGCCGGGCGCGCCGCCCGAGCAACCCAGCGATGGCGAACCACCGGAAAACGAGGCCGACGGCGATGCCATGAGCCGCAAGCAGGTCAACGACGCCGCTGCCTACATCCGCGGCCTGGCGCAACTGCGCGGGCGCAACGCCGAATGGGCGGAGCGGGCGGTACGCGAAGCGGTCAGCCTCTCGGCCAGCGAGGCGCTGCAAACCGAGGTCATCGACTACCTGGCCACCGATCTGCAGGATCTGCTCAAGCAACTCGATGGCAAAACCCTGCGAACCAGCGCCGGCGAGCGAACGCTGAAGACCGCCAATGCCAGCCTCGATCGCTACGACCCCGATTGGCGCGTGCGGCTGCTGGCGGTGATCACCAACCCCAGCGTGGCGCTGATCCTGATGATGATTGGCGTCTATGGTCTGATCTTCGAATTCTCCAACCCCGGCACCGGTGCGGGCGGCGTGGTCGGCGGCATCTGCCTGTTGCTGGCGCTGTACTCGCTGCAGCTGCTGCCGGTCAGCTACGCCGGCGTGGCGCTGATCCTGCTGGGGCTTGGTTTCATGATCGCCGAGGCGTTCATCCCCAGCTTCGGCGTACTCGGCCTGGGCGGGATCGCGGCCTTCGTCACTGGTGCGGTGATCCTGTTCGATACCGATGTGCCGGGCTACGGCATTCCCCTGGCCCTGATCGGCACGCTGGCGGTGGTCAGCGCGCTGCTGCTGTTCGCCATCGTCAGCATGGCGCTCAAGGCACGCCGGCAGCGCCTGGTCAGCGGCGACGCCGAACTGGTCGGCCGCCTGGCGCCGGTCACCCGTATCCAGGCCAACGATCCCGCTTGCGGCTGGGTGCAGCTGCAGGGTGAGCACTGGCAGGTGGTCAGCCCGACGCCCTTGCACCTCGGTCAACGGGTCCGCGTCGTGGCCAGGCGCGGCCTGCAACTGGACGTCACTGCGGCCGATGCGCCGCCAACCGAGAAGAGGTGA